From Ramlibacter tataouinensis, the proteins below share one genomic window:
- a CDS encoding efflux transporter outer membrane subunit, whose protein sequence is MKPRHVTTRAVAFAATVVAGCAVPPDARHETPQLELPVVAALVPDVPIEWWKSFNDVRLDALVAEALTNNRDLARAMARIDESRAVLRLAKANQLPRVDANVSGSRQRFGENAPLTIGGNQLTFNDFRANLSVAYEVDLWSRAANLSAAARDELLASEYARDTLRTALAAQVVQSYATLQSLDAQLVLYGQAVQAQRDSLSLQRLRFSAGDISELDIQQLDAELIDNESRLPKLDRARGEAERALALVLGRSPKDLIEQGVVRSETPTLRAGGVPEGLPSDLLLRRPDVQAAEARLRAAGARVDAARAAYFPGITLTAAYGFESTELSNLFDGRSLAWSIFAGLTQPIWDGGRIGAQYDATQARRRQVELDYRESVATAFKETRDALGAYGEANVSLQSAQLRSQALARAADLTRVRYDGGQLSRLDVINADRLALTALAQSADATRALTEAQANVFRALGGGWQVSSLR, encoded by the coding sequence GTGAAGCCCCGTCACGTCACGACCCGCGCTGTCGCGTTTGCGGCGACTGTGGTGGCCGGGTGCGCCGTGCCGCCGGACGCGCGCCACGAGACGCCGCAGCTCGAGCTACCCGTAGTCGCGGCGTTGGTGCCCGACGTCCCTATCGAGTGGTGGAAGAGCTTCAACGACGTGCGGCTCGATGCCTTGGTGGCCGAGGCGCTGACCAACAACCGCGACCTGGCCCGCGCGATGGCGCGCATCGACGAGTCACGCGCCGTGCTGCGCTTGGCAAAGGCCAACCAGCTGCCCAGAGTCGATGCCAATGTGTCGGGCAGCCGGCAGCGCTTCGGCGAGAACGCACCGCTGACGATCGGCGGCAATCAGTTGACCTTCAACGATTTTCGCGCCAACCTGAGCGTGGCCTATGAGGTCGACCTGTGGTCGCGCGCAGCCAACTTGAGCGCGGCGGCGCGTGACGAACTGCTGGCCAGCGAGTACGCGCGCGACACACTGCGCACAGCCTTGGCGGCGCAGGTGGTGCAGTCGTATGCCACGCTGCAGTCGCTCGACGCGCAGCTAGTGCTGTACGGCCAGGCAGTGCAGGCGCAACGCGACAGCCTGAGCCTGCAGCGCCTGCGCTTCAGCGCCGGAGACATCTCCGAGCTCGACATCCAGCAGCTGGACGCCGAGCTGATCGACAACGAATCACGGCTGCCCAAGCTCGACCGCGCACGTGGCGAGGCCGAGCGCGCGTTGGCGCTGGTGCTCGGCCGTTCGCCGAAAGACCTGATCGAGCAAGGCGTCGTGCGCAGCGAGACGCCAACACTGCGCGCCGGCGGCGTCCCCGAAGGTTTGCCGTCCGACCTGCTGCTTCGCAGGCCCGATGTGCAGGCCGCTGAAGCGCGGCTGCGCGCAGCCGGTGCGCGCGTCGACGCAGCGCGCGCGGCGTATTTTCCCGGCATCACGCTGACCGCCGCCTACGGCTTCGAGAGCACGGAACTGTCCAACCTTTTCGATGGGCGCTCGCTGGCCTGGAGCATCTTTGCCGGGCTGACGCAGCCGATCTGGGACGGCGGGCGCATTGGCGCGCAATACGACGCCACGCAGGCGCGCCGCCGGCAGGTGGAGCTGGACTACCGCGAAAGCGTTGCGACAGCCTTCAAGGAAACGCGGGATGCGCTCGGTGCCTACGGCGAGGCCAACGTCTCGCTGCAGAGCGCGCAGCTGCGCTCGCAGGCATTGGCGCGCGCCGCCGACCTCACCCGCGTCCGGTATGACGGCGGCCAATTGAGCCGGCTCGACGTGATCAACGCCGACCGGCTGGCGCTGACCGCCCTGGCGCAGAGTGCCGATGCGACCCGCGCCCTGACCGAGGCACAGGCCAATGTGTTTCGCGCGTTAGGTGGTGGATGGCAGGTTTCGTCGTTGCGTTAG
- a CDS encoding efflux RND transporter permease subunit, whose product MFSRFFIDRPIFAAVLALFIVIAGLSAIRSLPIAQYPEIAPPVVTVSAIYPGASAEVIEQTVAAPLENAINGVEHMIYMSSTSTSNGVVQIQVTFDIASNADQAAQVVNNRVKQAETKLPPEVRRQGVTVEKGSSSFLQVLAFYSDDGSKDDLTISNYVTLNVLDALKRVPGTTNVQIFGAKDYAMRIWLRPDRLAQLRLTTGDIARAINEQNAQFAAGKVGQAPTGGAQEMVYTITTQGRLADPRQFEEIILRANPDGSTLRLKDVGRVELGSKDYDFIGRVNGRSATLVGIFLQPGANALEVGKEVQRTVEGLSKSFPKGIVQSVVYDTTRFVKVSIKEVVITLAEAMILVVLVVYLFLQNWRATFIPVVAVPVSLIGTLAGLLVMGYSINTLTLFGMVLSIGIVVDDAIVVLENVERIMHEERLSAREAALKAMREVSGPVVAIVLVLCAVFVPIAFLGGLSGELYRQFAVTISMSVVISGIIALSLTPSLCVLILKHEHKNPGRLFQAFNRFFARVTQRYVGGVGFMVRRAGIGLALFAGMVVLAAGLWRTTPGSLVPDEDQGWFFSAVILPDGASLERTDKVVRQVSEIIKSNTANQDVIAFTGFDFLGGGYRNNAATIFVTQKHWDERTQPVPALVGEVFMKTADTKEALVLAFNPPPIFGLGTAGGFEFYLQQRGEGGAKRLAEVSQQLQGALAQSKLLAGGAQTLWRATVPQLHVEVDRERAKALGVPVDELFNTLSATLGSYYVNDFNKYGRTWQVLMSAESGFRKRPDDIGRMWVRAGSGEMVPVSALATVKYSAGPEMLDRFNNQPAVKLIGQGAPGVSSGQAIAEVERIAREVLPPDFGFDWGGASYQEKRASGTSGLALLLGALMVFLILSAQYEKWSLPLSVMLALPFGTFGALAAVWLRGMSNDVYFQIGLVTLLGLAAKNAILIVQYASHKVHEGMSASAGALEAARLRFRPIIMTSLAFILGVLPLAFSTGAGAGARRSVGTGVMGGMLAATFLAIFFVPMFFRIITARRLREQRSTEEIQAEAEAHQAHPHRSPPGSHRHPHHEQPGAGGELA is encoded by the coding sequence ATGTTCTCGCGTTTCTTCATCGACCGGCCGATTTTCGCGGCTGTGTTGGCGCTCTTCATCGTCATCGCTGGCCTGTCGGCAATCCGTTCGCTGCCGATCGCGCAATACCCCGAGATCGCGCCTCCAGTGGTCACCGTCAGCGCCATCTACCCCGGCGCGAGCGCCGAGGTGATAGAGCAGACGGTGGCCGCGCCGCTCGAAAACGCCATCAACGGCGTGGAGCACATGATCTACATGAGCTCCACGTCCACCAGCAATGGCGTGGTGCAGATCCAGGTCACGTTCGACATCGCCAGCAATGCCGACCAGGCGGCCCAGGTCGTGAACAACCGGGTCAAACAGGCCGAGACCAAGCTGCCGCCAGAGGTGCGCCGGCAGGGCGTCACGGTCGAGAAGGGTTCGTCGTCGTTCCTGCAGGTGTTGGCCTTCTATTCCGACGACGGGAGCAAGGACGACCTGACGATCAGCAACTACGTGACGCTCAACGTGCTCGACGCGCTGAAGCGTGTGCCGGGGACGACCAACGTGCAGATCTTCGGCGCCAAGGACTACGCGATGCGCATCTGGCTGCGGCCAGACCGGCTGGCGCAGCTGCGCCTGACCACAGGCGATATCGCGCGTGCGATCAACGAGCAGAACGCGCAGTTCGCCGCCGGCAAGGTGGGCCAGGCGCCCACCGGCGGCGCGCAGGAGATGGTCTACACGATCACCACGCAGGGGCGGCTGGCGGACCCCAGGCAGTTCGAAGAGATCATCTTGCGGGCCAACCCTGACGGCAGCACGCTGCGCCTGAAAGACGTGGGCCGCGTCGAGCTCGGCTCGAAAGACTACGACTTCATCGGGCGCGTCAATGGCAGATCCGCCACGCTGGTGGGCATCTTCCTGCAGCCAGGCGCCAATGCGCTCGAGGTCGGCAAGGAGGTCCAGCGCACGGTCGAGGGTTTGAGCAAGAGCTTCCCCAAAGGCATCGTTCAGTCGGTGGTGTACGACACCACACGCTTCGTGAAAGTGTCGATCAAGGAAGTGGTCATCACGCTGGCTGAGGCGATGATCCTCGTCGTCCTGGTCGTGTACCTGTTCCTGCAGAACTGGCGTGCCACGTTCATCCCGGTGGTGGCGGTACCGGTGTCGCTGATCGGCACGCTGGCCGGGTTGCTTGTGATGGGCTACTCGATCAACACGCTGACACTGTTCGGCATGGTGCTGTCGATCGGCATCGTGGTCGATGACGCCATCGTCGTGCTGGAGAACGTCGAACGCATCATGCACGAGGAGAGGTTGAGCGCGCGCGAGGCGGCGCTGAAGGCGATGCGCGAGGTCTCGGGCCCGGTCGTTGCAATCGTGCTTGTGCTGTGCGCGGTGTTCGTGCCGATCGCCTTCCTGGGCGGCCTGTCGGGTGAGCTGTACCGGCAGTTCGCGGTGACGATCTCGATGTCGGTGGTCATCTCGGGCATCATCGCGCTCAGCCTCACGCCGAGCCTGTGCGTGCTGATCCTGAAGCACGAGCACAAGAACCCGGGGCGCTTGTTCCAGGCATTCAACCGCTTCTTCGCGCGTGTCACCCAGCGCTACGTTGGCGGCGTCGGCTTCATGGTGCGGCGCGCCGGCATCGGGCTGGCGCTGTTCGCCGGCATGGTGGTGCTGGCGGCTGGCTTGTGGCGCACCACGCCAGGGTCCCTGGTGCCCGACGAGGACCAGGGGTGGTTCTTCTCGGCCGTGATCCTGCCCGACGGCGCATCTCTCGAGCGCACCGACAAAGTGGTGCGCCAGGTCAGCGAGATCATCAAGTCCAACACTGCCAATCAGGACGTCATCGCCTTCACCGGCTTCGACTTCCTCGGCGGCGGGTACCGCAACAACGCGGCGACGATCTTCGTCACCCAAAAGCACTGGGACGAACGCACACAGCCGGTGCCGGCACTGGTGGGCGAGGTCTTCATGAAGACGGCGGACACCAAGGAGGCACTGGTGCTGGCTTTCAACCCGCCGCCGATCTTCGGCCTTGGCACCGCGGGCGGCTTCGAGTTCTACCTGCAGCAGCGCGGCGAGGGCGGTGCCAAGCGCCTGGCGGAAGTGTCGCAGCAACTCCAGGGCGCGCTCGCGCAGAGCAAACTGCTCGCAGGTGGCGCCCAGACCTTGTGGCGCGCCACGGTGCCGCAACTGCATGTCGAAGTCGACCGCGAACGCGCCAAGGCGCTCGGCGTTCCGGTGGACGAGCTGTTCAATACGCTGTCGGCAACGCTTGGCAGCTATTACGTGAACGACTTCAACAAATATGGGCGCACCTGGCAGGTGTTGATGTCGGCCGAAAGCGGCTTTCGCAAGCGCCCCGATGACATCGGCCGCATGTGGGTGCGTGCTGGCTCGGGCGAGATGGTGCCGGTGTCGGCGCTGGCCACCGTGAAGTACTCTGCGGGGCCGGAGATGCTCGATCGTTTCAACAACCAGCCCGCGGTGAAGCTGATCGGCCAGGGGGCGCCGGGCGTCAGCTCCGGCCAGGCGATCGCCGAGGTGGAACGCATCGCGCGGGAAGTGCTGCCCCCGGACTTCGGGTTCGACTGGGGCGGCGCTTCGTATCAGGAGAAACGCGCGTCGGGCACTTCGGGCCTGGCGCTGCTGCTGGGCGCCCTGATGGTGTTCCTGATCCTGTCGGCGCAGTACGAGAAGTGGTCGCTGCCGCTATCCGTGATGCTCGCGCTGCCGTTCGGCACGTTCGGCGCGCTGGCGGCGGTGTGGCTGCGCGGCATGAGCAATGACGTGTACTTCCAGATCGGCCTGGTCACGCTGCTGGGCCTCGCGGCAAAGAACGCGATCCTGATCGTCCAGTACGCATCGCACAAAGTCCACGAGGGAATGAGCGCGTCGGCAGGGGCGCTCGAGGCGGCGCGGCTGCGCTTCCGGCCGATCATCATGACCTCGCTGGCGTTCATCCTCGGTGTGCTGCCGCTGGCATTCTCCACTGGCGCGGGCGCTGGTGCGCGGCGCTCGGTCGGCACGGGCGTGATGGGCGGCATGCTCGCCGCCACCTTCCTGGCGATCTTCTTCGTGCCGATGTTCTTCAGGATCATCACGGCGCGCCGGCTGCGCGAACAGCGCAGCACCGAAGAGATCCAGGCCGAGGCCGAGGCGCATCAGGCGCACCCGCACCGCAGCCCGCCCGGGTCGCACCGTCATCCGCATCACGAACAGCCTGGCGCGGGCGGGGAGCTGGCGTGA
- a CDS encoding efflux RND transporter periplasmic adaptor subunit, whose product MPAPVRQPTSRWKASTVRAALLHAAIVLASLIAASITLVACEPSASHAQGPPGAGGPPPAPVAVTSLVATNLAMNYEYVGQTAGSRDVEVRARVAGILLTRNFTEGGSVKKGQSLYSLDAAPFQAAFNRADAEVAAAEARLAQTTRTLNRLKPQWEAHAVSRREYDDAASAEQVTRAELKGAQARRAEAALNLGYTKVEAPVSGAAGRSQVSEGTLVAGPGTLLTTLTQTDPIKVRFGIADTDQMKWRGEVAAGQLQLPPHEAFTVEIKLADGSVYPRKGKLLFSDTRVSGVTGTVEAEAEVPNPDGVLKPGQFVRVRLTGATKPRALMVPTRTVLEGPQGKFVYVAVDGKAEPKPVQVGDQIGGDWIINSGLSEGDQVIVDGMARIFFPGAPIQIAQAHAGGANAAAGGAPAPAPATQSSK is encoded by the coding sequence ATGCCCGCACCCGTTAGACAACCAACATCTCGCTGGAAGGCGAGTACGGTCCGCGCGGCATTGCTGCACGCGGCGATCGTACTGGCGAGCCTCATCGCCGCGTCCATCACGCTGGTCGCCTGCGAACCCAGCGCTTCGCACGCGCAGGGCCCCCCCGGCGCGGGCGGACCGCCGCCCGCGCCGGTGGCTGTGACGTCGCTGGTTGCCACCAACCTGGCGATGAACTACGAATACGTGGGCCAGACGGCCGGCTCGCGCGACGTGGAAGTGCGTGCGCGAGTCGCGGGCATCCTGCTGACGCGCAACTTCACCGAGGGCGGCAGCGTCAAGAAAGGCCAGTCCCTGTACAGCCTGGACGCGGCGCCGTTCCAGGCCGCGTTCAATCGCGCAGACGCCGAAGTGGCCGCCGCCGAAGCCAGGCTTGCGCAGACCACGCGCACCTTGAATCGCCTGAAGCCGCAGTGGGAGGCGCACGCGGTGAGCCGGCGCGAATACGACGATGCGGCATCGGCCGAGCAGGTGACGCGCGCAGAACTCAAGGGCGCGCAGGCGCGCCGCGCCGAGGCCGCGTTGAACCTGGGCTACACCAAGGTCGAGGCACCGGTCTCCGGCGCCGCGGGCCGCTCACAGGTGAGCGAGGGAACGCTGGTGGCCGGCCCAGGCACGCTGCTGACAACGCTGACGCAGACCGACCCGATAAAAGTACGCTTCGGCATCGCCGACACCGATCAGATGAAATGGCGCGGCGAAGTGGCCGCGGGCCAGCTGCAACTGCCGCCGCACGAAGCGTTCACTGTCGAAATCAAGCTCGCGGACGGCAGTGTGTACCCGCGCAAGGGGAAGCTGCTGTTCTCCGACACGCGGGTGTCGGGCGTCACCGGCACGGTAGAGGCGGAGGCCGAGGTGCCCAACCCGGACGGCGTGCTCAAGCCCGGCCAGTTCGTGCGGGTGCGCCTGACCGGCGCCACCAAGCCCAGGGCGTTGATGGTGCCCACGCGCACGGTGCTCGAGGGGCCGCAGGGCAAGTTCGTCTATGTGGCGGTCGATGGCAAGGCTGAACCCAAGCCGGTGCAGGTGGGTGACCAGATCGGCGGCGACTGGATCATCAACTCCGGGCTCTCCGAGGGCGACCAGGTGATCGTCGACGGCATGGCGCGCATCTTCTTCCCCGGTGCGCCGATTCAGATCGCGCAGGCTCACGCGGGCGGCGCGAACGCGGCTGCAGGTGGTGCGCCGGCACCTGCGCCGGCCACCCAGTCCTCCAAGTAG
- a CDS encoding ABC transporter substrate-binding protein — MKRRTFCAAAMAASLAPAARAAEAGISDREIVLGQIIALSGPLAALTPDIVQGSAAWFNSVNEKGGVHGRKIRVITLDDGYVPANTVKAAQQLIEEEQTFALLNLTGTGNVAAILPLLEKEGMPLLGPITGANALRSPTPPNVFHLRASYGDETEKIVQHLVTVGIQRISVAYLDNGLGKDGLAGVERAMQKRGLKVYSSASVQQDASDVDKAVAALHHTRPEVVIMITTGKATVDFIKKYNATRRGMRFYALSVMGTQSTLRALGPDGVGVIVTSVVPFPWSASSPLARDFRAAMLKSGYENISFAGFEAYLNARTMTEGLRRAGPNPTRARFVAALESMKQVNFGGFEVGFSKENHQGSRYVELTIIGPGERWTK; from the coding sequence ATGAAGAGACGCACATTCTGTGCCGCCGCGATGGCTGCATCGCTTGCGCCAGCAGCGCGGGCGGCCGAAGCTGGGATCAGTGACCGCGAGATCGTGTTGGGCCAGATCATCGCTTTGTCAGGGCCGCTTGCGGCTTTGACGCCTGACATCGTGCAGGGATCGGCGGCCTGGTTCAACTCGGTGAACGAGAAGGGTGGTGTGCACGGCCGCAAGATCCGCGTCATCACCCTGGACGACGGCTACGTGCCCGCCAATACCGTGAAAGCAGCACAGCAACTGATCGAGGAGGAGCAGACCTTCGCCCTGCTGAACCTGACAGGGACTGGCAACGTGGCGGCCATCCTGCCGTTGCTTGAGAAGGAGGGCATGCCCCTGCTTGGCCCGATCACGGGCGCCAATGCCCTGCGCAGCCCGACGCCGCCCAACGTATTTCATTTGCGCGCAAGCTACGGCGACGAGACAGAAAAGATCGTGCAGCATCTGGTGACTGTCGGGATCCAGCGTATCTCTGTGGCGTACCTCGACAACGGCCTGGGCAAGGACGGGCTCGCCGGCGTCGAGCGGGCCATGCAAAAGCGCGGGCTGAAGGTCTACTCGAGCGCTTCGGTCCAGCAGGACGCGTCCGACGTCGACAAGGCCGTGGCCGCGCTGCATCACACCCGGCCGGAGGTGGTCATCATGATCACCACGGGCAAGGCGACGGTGGACTTCATCAAGAAGTACAACGCGACACGGCGCGGGATGCGCTTCTACGCGCTATCAGTGATGGGCACCCAATCCACCCTGAGAGCGCTCGGCCCGGACGGGGTGGGAGTCATAGTCACCTCCGTGGTGCCGTTCCCGTGGAGTGCGAGCAGCCCGTTGGCACGTGACTTTCGCGCCGCCATGCTGAAGTCCGGCTACGAGAACATCTCTTTCGCCGGCTTCGAGGCCTACCTGAACGCGCGGACCATGACCGAAGGGCTGCGCCGCGCCGGCCCCAACCCCACACGAGCGCGCTTCGTCGCGGCGCTGGAGTCCATGAAGCAGGTGAATTTCGGCGGGTTCGAGGTGGGATTCTCGAAGGAGAACCACCAGGGATCGCGGTATGTCGAGCTGACGATCATCGGCCCTGGGGAGCGTTGGACGAAATAG